The Candidatus Cloacimonas sp. genome has a window encoding:
- the mutM gene encoding bifunctional DNA-formamidopyrimidine glycosylase/DNA-(apurinic or apyrimidinic site) lyase — MPELPEVQSIVNDLDKVLKGKVITAIESYNPTTMITDASLIENPFPAKVMAINRRGKYIILLLEKDNALIIHLRMTGKLIYADNTCAPLKYERTRIKLKNGKVLHFIDVRTFGKIVLCNQEQIDNYLPSLGLEPLGKEFTLTALKEKLQGKKAPIKMVLLDQSIIAGLGNIYVCEILYRTGINPITPAGKISRKRIGEIIQQTKKVLTEAIANGGTSISDYRRIDDKPGSFQNFLRVYQKQCCPLGHKITRIKQGGRSTFYCPICQK, encoded by the coding sequence TTGCCAGAACTACCAGAAGTGCAAAGCATTGTTAACGATTTGGATAAGGTGCTGAAAGGCAAAGTGATAACTGCCATTGAGAGTTACAATCCCACTACTATGATAACCGATGCATCACTTATAGAAAATCCCTTTCCTGCCAAAGTTATGGCAATTAACCGACGCGGAAAATATATTATTTTACTGCTGGAAAAGGATAATGCCCTGATTATTCATTTACGGATGACGGGTAAATTGATTTACGCTGATAATACCTGTGCACCGTTAAAATACGAACGCACCAGAATAAAGCTGAAAAACGGGAAAGTTCTGCATTTTATAGATGTTCGCACTTTCGGAAAAATAGTCCTCTGCAACCAGGAACAAATAGATAACTATCTTCCCTCTTTAGGATTGGAACCTTTGGGCAAGGAATTTACTCTGACGGCGTTGAAAGAAAAGCTGCAAGGAAAAAAAGCACCAATTAAGATGGTTTTGCTTGACCAAAGTATCATCGCCGGATTGGGAAATATCTATGTTTGTGAAATTTTATATCGGACAGGAATAAATCCTATAACCCCGGCAGGAAAAATCAGCCGAAAAAGAATAGGGGAAATTATTCAACAGACAAAAAAAGTGCTTACGGAAGCAATTGCAAACGGGGGAACAAGTATTTCGGATTACCGCAGAATTGATGATAAACCAGGCAGCTTTCAAAACTTTCTAAGGGTTTACCAAAAGCAGTGCTGTCCTTTAGGGCACAAGATTACGCGTATCAAACAAGGCGGACGTTCTACATTCTACTGCCCAATATGCCAAAAATAA
- a CDS encoding transglutaminase domain-containing protein — protein sequence MKKAFVILVLLLTLTLLFALPAELSRTGNPELYKELSRKAKKNLELLPAEQKQQYKELLKQYPDILMNYLLAYESNSNLAAGNPEDVKSNYLAICALLNKKGLRYPVDFFLSYIAKQTVSDEPLTAYREQLLKDGLQNIINISNTDLEMFRSITLWCVSRIQFQQTSGRDQSPLDIVQNSLIGRCEEMQILLVSACRTIGLPARPAYTPWWAHRDNNHAWTEIYLDGKWHYTGDMDMAWFPDNAWFSDLVDKTALILADGTLTSRNDEVLLKGKYETLINSTANYTKERSRKVKIKVTDANNKPIPDANVIPMVFNWGSLRSLINLTTDKNGYLEFTTGRGSFYLSVYAQDGKALVLIPSNEEKTIEMTISINNNDFSGGWDTLEYPEVPGESKTQPAEYINAVNLEKQLWQEKQTAFENAARNTKITDDSLAINVALACRGNYASFWEFYQRNPNPDSKFLTFLLDGDPKLLWQATAEQLEALYENWIRLDEPETDEEKVMSLFSPVAYYEDLPKPILYKNGKAQLYPESFRYGYAHSREGVIKVLSKLKQKYNIKPQKALSGLPPLHILIQQKNLTATQYKIMAVYLLRANAYPTEFVRIPNLVSVFIDGDWQYVNVEKCAWEDISRDNQSKTFEFTLQIKDTQGNPIEVGEEQLTLCHYAEGIFYPLNENLRSLGSGKYNGVFPVSDVWLQFGYRVSDNQTKVFLQPLKPKAGDSLTRELIAEDYPVEKKE from the coding sequence CGCAAGGCAAAGAAAAATCTGGAACTTTTGCCTGCGGAGCAAAAACAGCAATATAAAGAATTGCTGAAACAATATCCTGATATCTTGATGAACTATTTGCTTGCCTACGAAAGCAATAGTAATCTGGCTGCAGGCAATCCGGAAGATGTAAAAAGCAATTATCTGGCAATCTGTGCTTTGCTGAATAAAAAAGGTCTGAGGTATCCTGTTGATTTTTTCCTTTCCTATATAGCCAAGCAAACCGTTTCCGATGAACCCCTAACGGCATATCGGGAACAATTATTAAAAGATGGGCTGCAGAATATTATCAATATAAGCAATACCGATCTGGAAATGTTTCGTTCCATTACTCTCTGGTGTGTTTCCAGAATTCAATTTCAACAGACCTCAGGGCGCGATCAAAGTCCCCTGGATATAGTGCAAAATTCCTTAATCGGACGCTGTGAAGAAATGCAGATTTTACTTGTTTCCGCCTGCAGAACAATTGGGCTTCCTGCTCGTCCTGCATATACACCCTGGTGGGCTCATAGAGATAATAATCATGCCTGGACGGAAATCTATTTGGACGGCAAATGGCATTATACCGGCGATATGGATATGGCTTGGTTTCCTGATAATGCCTGGTTTAGCGATTTGGTGGATAAAACAGCCCTGATTTTGGCAGATGGAACTTTAACTTCCCGCAATGATGAAGTGTTGCTGAAAGGTAAATATGAAACCCTAATCAATTCCACAGCAAATTATACAAAAGAGCGAAGCCGGAAAGTGAAAATTAAAGTGACGGATGCTAATAATAAACCAATACCGGATGCCAATGTAATTCCAATGGTCTTCAACTGGGGTTCTTTAAGGTCGTTGATTAATTTAACTACCGATAAAAATGGTTATCTGGAATTTACTACCGGTAGAGGTAGTTTTTATCTTTCGGTTTATGCTCAAGACGGTAAAGCTCTCGTTTTAATTCCTTCCAATGAGGAAAAAACGATAGAAATGACAATTAGTATAAATAACAACGACTTTTCAGGCGGTTGGGATACTTTGGAATATCCTGAAGTTCCAGGAGAAAGCAAAACTCAACCTGCAGAATATATCAATGCGGTAAATTTGGAAAAACAACTCTGGCAGGAAAAACAAACCGCTTTTGAAAATGCTGCCCGGAATACTAAGATTACGGACGATTCCCTGGCAATCAATGTGGCTCTTGCCTGCCGGGGAAATTATGCCTCTTTTTGGGAATTTTATCAGCGCAATCCCAATCCGGACAGTAAATTTTTAACCTTTCTATTGGACGGTGACCCCAAACTTCTATGGCAGGCAACTGCAGAACAGTTGGAAGCCCTTTACGAGAACTGGATAAGATTGGATGAACCGGAAACGGATGAAGAAAAAGTGATGAGCTTATTTTCTCCCGTTGCATATTATGAAGACCTGCCAAAACCGATACTCTACAAAAACGGAAAAGCACAACTGTATCCGGAATCGTTTCGTTATGGCTATGCTCATTCCCGCGAAGGGGTTATCAAAGTGCTTTCCAAATTAAAACAAAAATACAACATCAAACCCCAAAAAGCATTAAGCGGTCTTCCGCCTCTGCATATTTTAATTCAGCAGAAGAATTTAACTGCTACTCAATATAAAATAATGGCTGTTTATTTGCTTCGGGCTAATGCTTATCCTACAGAATTTGTCCGTATTCCGAATTTGGTTTCGGTGTTTATTGATGGTGACTGGCAATATGTGAATGTAGAAAAATGTGCCTGGGAAGATATTTCCCGAGATAACCAAAGCAAAACCTTTGAATTTACTCTGCAAATTAAAGATACTCAGGGCAATCCTATTGAGGTTGGAGAAGAACAACTTACTCTTTGCCATTATGCCGAAGGAATTTTCTATCCTTTAAACGAAAATTTAAGGTCTTTGGGCTCGGGAAAATATAATGGTGTTTTTCCTGTTTCAGATGTCTGGCTGCAGTTTGGTTATCGGGTTTCAGACAACCAAACGAAGGTTTTTCTGCAGCCCCTGAAACCCAAAGCGGGGGATTCTCTTACCCGGGAACTGATTGCTGAGGACTATCCGGTGGAGAAAAAAGAGTAG